The nucleotide window ATGAACCGTGCTCCGCAAGACAAATGCTCTATCCAGGCAGGTACAAAGGACAGCTGGCAAACAAGAACGGCAAGATGAGGGATCAGTCCCCAGCATCTCTGAGCTTGCCAGTCCAGCCCCTGTGAAAGCAAGCTGCAACAGTAAGAGCTGTCCTGCAGAGCTCTGAACAGCCACCGGCCAACAGCACCCTCCTGTGACAcgctcctgcagctcccaggcagTTACTCCCCTTGAACCCCAAGAGCTGCACttgtccctgcagcagctcttaTGTAGCATGCACAGACCCGGGCAACCCCCAAACTCCCTGAAGGTGTATCCTGATGTGGCCAAGCTTCTGTTAGGTGCTCCCCACTTCCATCCTGAGTTTGTCTAAACTGTAAGAGCGTGCTTTGTGGCTGCTCAGCAGATCTAGCACCTGAGAAAGAGGGGACAATTACTTCCAAGCATTTCCCAGAGGCAGCCTCTGATCCACCgcaacagcattaaaaaagagCTGGACATACAACATGCCACCATTGGTGAACACTTCATGTTTCCAGCACCAAAAGTAACACTCGGTTTCTTTATATGCTTCTGAGTTCAGATCACGATGGCACCCTACCTGGCATCATCTGTAACCTCTTCTTCATGCTAGCCCTCCTCAGCAGGAATTAAAGTTTTGGTGCAGGTAGAACAGCAGTGTTTTGCCCACAGTGATCACCTTACTCTACAGAGAAGTTGAAAGCATGCTTCCACCTCCCCTTAAGAAGCAGATTACAAGCCCTGGCTGTGCAAGTATCCTCCTGCATCAGGAGGTTTCCAGAAGAATGGTAACATGCTGCTTGGTGCAAAAGATATAGGCCAGTTTTTAGCCTTACTCTCATTTCAACCCTTACCCCCCAGCTCGGTCCATTCCCTATTCTTCTCCCATCAAGTCTTTTCTGATTCTCCCTGTTGCAAAGGTCATCTACTTCtgcaacaactaaaaaaattatcaatttCATTCTGGCTGCAGTAGGACCTGTTACATCAGAATACATACAAACACTATCTTTTCCCCCACTTATACATATTTTGAAGATACCTTTCTAACTGCCCTCCATCATTCCACACTGGAACAGGAAGGCTGCTTCTTGCTGTTTCAGCAAGACTGTGAGGCAGGAAAGGTGACTGCAGAGCACCTTGCACACTGGCTGTCTCGATCAAAGCCTTCTAGTGGTGCtacaatatttaataaaaataattcctctgtTCCAGGcagcaacagcatttttcagtctGGCTGAAACCCAGAGTTTATTCACAGTAAACTCTTCGTACATCAGTTTCAACACTCAGTTCTCCTCCACAGATCCCAGTAGCAAAGATTGATCATTCCAACAGTAGGTCTGCCACAGGCCATCAAATCATCCAGTGCCAGATTTTGGATGGAAGAGGTGTGACTATAAAGCAGCCCACCTTGCAGTGTCAACATTGAGTTCTCTTAATTTAACCAGTTGCAGGCATTTCGTTCAAtagttttttcctcttgttgACCTGTGCAGTAAAGCAACTTGACCTCGCACAGACCAAGAAAAAGGCCACGGCTAAACTATGTTCTGCACCTGATTTTCCATCCCTCTATTGCCAAGCAAAACCTTACAGAACTATATCCACCCACATCTCTCCCAAGGCAAAGGGTGGATTCAGAGGCTGCAGGCAAGCCCCATGCATGTTCTCCTCCCACAGCTCtcccagagcacagcacagagTCACAGCTTGCCAGCCCTGTGTATTCTTTACTTCTCCTCCAGTGCTGCCTGTTCAGCAGTGTTGCCtggtttcattttcctgaacagAGATCCTCAACTATAACGAACATCACAGTGCTTCCCACCGGGGGCTGTTTCTGCTAGACCACTTGGGCAGCAACAGGTTGTCCTGTGCAGAATCAGAGTTCAGACCACATGAGGAACAGAACACACCACCACTCACTGACTTTATGCTGCAGTTGCTCCAACTCTTTCCTCACACGTTCATCATTTTGTCACAGCAGTTTTTCACCACTTAAAGAAGTGGGGAAAGTTACATTTTCCTCCAGTACCTCCCCTGCACCAATCCTGAATCTACAAAGGTCTTAGCACTGAGATCTCATTTATTTCTTGTGGACTGTTGGCACTGGGATAGAAAAAAGCTGTACAATCTTCATACTCCTCGTGAAGCACTTGCTGTTGCTAGTTATGGCATTCGCCTCTCAACTCCTCTGTCCTCCTTGGCAAGGCCTCCAAGCTGCTCTAAGTGCTGTTCTACAATCACTGAGCATCCTCTGTAACAGCAAACAGGAAAGGCAGGAGGTGTTAAGGTCCCAGCCTAGCTCTTCAGTTGCTGGGACAGAATTGATAAGAATAGGATCAAGGAACACCCAGTAAGATGGTTTCAAGGTTCAGTCCCATACCAATCTTTGACACAGGCAGAGTACAGCAGTAGCCCAAGAATTCCCCTCTGCCACTATGCTGTATGCTCAGCAGACCACAGAAACCCTGTCTTCCTGGACCACTAtattcagacagaaaaacaggcaaGAGGCACATTAAGAATTCAAATATTTGAACTAACTACCCTCAAAGGCAACTTGGCCAGCTGACTAAACATTGTGCATCACAAGGGTTTCAGCAAAAGACTCCATGTGAGGATACCTGGCTCTAGACCAAGCTTAGTCTAGGAAATCACTTCAACTTTGTTTTCCACTGTCCATTTTCTGTCCTGGGAAGCAAAGGTGCTTCTCAGGTTTTTAGATCActaaagaaaaggcaaaggaagaaatgaaaggttCAAAAAGCCCTTTCTGCCTTGTATCCAACACTTTGTCTGTCCTCACTTGTTTAGCACAGAGATGGAGCTACATTGTGCCAGGCTACACTCACAGCCTGTTGTTTCTTCAACAGAACTTCAGCAACATAGACAAGAAGTGATCTGTGTAAGAGGCTCCTGTAACCATCAGTGCTTCAGTTCCAGTGCCTTTACCTTCACTACCTTCTAGCTTATTGATCTGCTCCTGCTGGAGCTCTTTCCCCTGCTTTAGTCAATTCACAGACTGAGCGAGCGATTCAATGATCTGAGCGGATGGgcaaaaacagattttgtatgAGAATAACTCAGTCCAGGAAAGAACATAGTTAGTAGGCTGGTTTGACTTCAGAAGCTAGAATGCAGAGAGACCTGGAGAGAACAAACCTTAATTCTAAACAAGACCGATGGGACCCTTCCGCCCTCCTCCTACAGAGGGCATGGATACAGTAAGAAACAACTCTCAGGGTTCTAGAAGATATACGGGAACTCCACAAAAAATTTTGCATATCTGAAGTAGTTCTGTCCCCAGAACTCGCAGATCTGATGTCCTGACACTTCATAAAACTCAGGACTAATGGCTGGAGAATGTTGCACAAGAACTATAAAGATTATGTTAAGCTGCTATAAAGATTAGGGTAAGGAGATCCAAATCTGAGGCTTGGTCTCCAATGTGGCAAATGTGTTGGTAGGGAATAGGGAAGCTGCAAATAACACATACTTTCAGATGGGGAAGGATAAAGGATTATCAGCAGAGGCCTTGCAAACTATTTTAGTGAGCAACGTCCACCCACACAGGAAGGTGGGGCTTTCGGTGtgtgatgaaagaaaaatatgcgCAATACAGAGTGGTATAGCACAGACGGGCACACTGTGCAACTATGCCAGGAAAACTTGCTCTTAACAGAGAGGTGATCTCACCAGAGCCCTCAAATCCCCTCGGTTTGGGACGGCTGCTAGCTCCGCTGTTGCCTTGCCGCGGCATGGGAGACGCACGCAGGTACGACACGGCTGCTGGGTGCCAGGCGGGCACTCTGCCGTCGCAGCGTTCCCAGGGCCTAGTCTGCCAAGCGGCAAACCCACCGCACATCAAGAGCAAGAGACGTTAGCCGGGGCTGTGAAGGAAGGAGCCCACCCGGGCCTGCCGCACCGTTAAACTTGTCTCGGCCGGCAGCGTGGGAACCGGCCGGGGCGCGTGTCGAGGTACCGaaatccttccctttcccactcCAGCTACACAACCACACGCAGCCGCTAGAAGCGGCAGCCCTCTGCCGAGATTATCAGCCCAAGCACCGATCCGCCACGGGAGCAGTGCGCTACACGGGGACAGCAGGAGTTCACCGGCAGCTACCGGGCGACAACCAGCGGAGCAACCACCGCTCCGCAACACCCTGCCGGCAGGACCGGCAGGACCGCCACCGCTCCGCCGCCTTGCTCCTGCAGCCCGCTCCCCGGagcctcccccgccgccccgggacGGGGGAAAGTAACGCGGACTCCCTCGGGACGACCGCCcagccggccccgccgccggacGGGAGCCGGGGGCCGCCCCTCACGCCGCACAGGCCCCGGGAGGCACCGCCCCCTGCCCTGCGCGCGGAGCCCGCTGGGACATGGAGTCCCCGCCGGCGGGCTGGCGCGGAGCGCGGGGAGGCGCGCACTACAAATCCCAGGGTGCCTTGCGCGGGCGGCGGGCCGTCTCCTCGGAGACGCGGCGATgtggttggggaggggggtgtccAGCCGTGCCTCCTCCCATGGCGCCCCGCGCGCGGCCCGGGGGCTGTCAAGACTACCCTTCCCGTGATGCCCCGCGCGGCGGGCGGCATGGAGGGGCGCGTGGCGGAGCGGCTCCGCGGCGCCCTGGGCCCCTTGGGCTTCGAGGTGCACGCCTTCAAGGTACTGACGTCACGCGGGGCGCGCCGTGACGTCTCCCGCGGTGACGTCAGGCGGAGTGACGTCACTGTTCCCGAGGTGGGAGGGAACGCGGGACGGTGGCGGTGCCCGGAACCGGCGGTGACCCccgcggcggcggaggggagcggTGCCGGACCGAGTGCTCCCGGGGAGGGCCGGCCCTTTGCTTCCCCCGGCGGCCCCGGCTGGGtcgggttgggggggggggaggcggcgccgccgcccggTTCCCGCCTCCCGCTTCCAGCCCCGCCCGGGCCGCCTCCTCAGACAGGACGAGCCCCCGTGCTCCGCTCGCGGCCGACGGCAGGCGGCACTGCCTCcccgagcggcggcggcggcggcggccgctccGCCCCGCAGGCCCAGCTCAGGGATGAAGCCACCCGTCTCCGAGCGGCTGCGGGCTGGAGACGGCacccccccgcggcggggccggcgaGCGGGGCGGCCGTTGCCCCGGGGGAATGGGGAGCTCCCCTCTGCTCACCGGGGCCCGGGCGCGGCAGTTCGCGGGCTGGGGGGCTGGCAGCGCTCCTGAGGAGCCGTGTTGCGCGGCTGCTAGCGCGGGTGGGTGAGCAAGCGTGAGAGGTCTGGTCAGCCCGCCCGGTGCAGCGGGTGAAGGTTATCGACGTGCCTTGGCACCGGCGGAGCACCAGCCCGGCTAGAGGTTTGCTCGCGTCCTTTGTGTTGGTCCCAGTCCGGCAAGGTCAGGAGAATTACATAAAGGCACCTCTGGACGCGCAGGGAGCACAGTCCTCTAAGCAAGCTTACGTTTTAATCTAAACGTAGAGACGCCTGTACGTTAAAGTGCAGACTACCTCCTCCGTTTGTAAATGGCCTGCTGGCACCCAGCTCGTTCCACCCGCTGAAGGGGGTCTCTCCCTTGCAGGTGAGGCAGCCTCTTCCGCTGTCCCGTCTTGAACTGTATGCACTGGGTTTCCACCAAAACTTGGAGGTTCCTTCTTTGCGCACCCCAGGGACAATCTGCAGTAAATCCATTTGCAACATCAAATACAAATCTACAAGCAAATACAAATCAATCTCCAATAAGCATGACCTTCCCTTCCTTGGGGAATGTTGTATTTGTGACCTGAAATACGTGTATTTCCTGCTATGTTCTTGATCCAACAGAAAGTAAAAGGGAACGAGGTGCTGAGCGAAGTGAAACCTCCAGAATTTGGAGAAGAATTTAACGCTGCtttcccaaaacacagcagcagaattaGGGGCAGGACCCAGATCAAAAATACTATAGCTACCAGAGGGAAACCTTATAGCACTGTATCTCTTTCTAGATTTAATTCTTGTACAGCTAGCCCTGGTGCATTGACTGATGAATACTGGGAAACTGGCAAACCTTGGTTTCACACCTCTGTAATTTCCTGTAACATCTTGATTCAGCATCTTAAACAAGAGCCACAAAACTGATTAAAGTTTGGGGTTGATAAAAGAATGTATCTTTATAGTAAACTtagttttcattctgtgtttccATATGGGCAGGTCTGCCTGCAGTCACTTTCAGATTCATTTCACTGGTATTTAGAAGTGAccagtatttgcattttcaggcTAAATATTAAAGTTACATTACTTGACATCTCTCTGAATGTTAGACCTGGTCTTTGTAGCATCCCGGGAGAGTGGGAGTTGTCATAACCTATAAAAGGACTGTTGTTACTGTGCAATACATCAGTAGTGGAGTGCAGGGGTTTTCGGCCATTACCTCCTCCTGCTTGGCAGTTGCTGGTCTGAGCCCTGTCCCCCTGGTCACGTCTTCCTGCTGTCCTGGATTGATCCCTCATTTCTGGACTGTGTTTTAGCATATCCAGCCCTGGaaacaaatgtcaaaatgtGGCTGTGTCACAATCCACACACTACAGCTGAAAGTTCTGGGGGATTTTAGCACTGCTAGGAGCTTCACATCCTTCGTTTCCACACATAAGTTTCCTGCTGAAGAAATAAACAATGCAACTTGTCACATGAGCAACACAGAAGTACCAGTTTCTTTCTGgataaagatgaggaaaaaaaaaactgtaaaagctTTATCTAAATGTAAACATCATACTTCCCTCTAGTTTCTGAGCAGAGCTGGATAAAGGGCAGTCTGGAGCTGAATGCAGTGGATGATTCTTATCTCTCACATACAGCTCACAGTACAGCTCCCAGAAACTGTAAATCACAGTATGCAAAACAACTTGGTGTGAACAGAAGGCACTAGGCAGGCTGCCTGAGTTGCAAATGAAGGTGGCTACACTTCTTCCCGCTTTTTTAAATTCCTGCATGCCCACTAGCAAAAGAGTGGTGTCCCTGTTCTAATggagatttgtttttctttgccaaagGTTGGATGGTACAATGCTATTCTCCAGCCAGGCTTTCATCTCCCCTACTCAGATGACACACTGGCCTTCGTGGTCCTCAGCACGCCTTCAATGTTTGACAAAGCCCTTAAACCTTTTGTGAACAAAGAACGGTTAAAAATAATCAGGGATCCTGTGGATCAGTGTGTTTCTCATCATTTATCACGTGTGAAGGAGGTAAGAACCTGAAATACCAATTCCTTTTACTACTGTGGCATATAACCAGGTGGGTTGAGCAGTAGACAAAGCCTTCCAGGTTCCTGCCTTTGCTCTTTAGAAAGGTAAAGCATTATTCATGATGGCAAGAACATCAACAGGCTGTCGACTTGCTTTACTTGCATATTCTGTCTCTTTGCCATTACAACCTGCAGCTGTGTAGAGTGCTTTACAGTCATAGTTTGAAAACCGAAGGCCACAAGCGTGCTGATGGATTTCAGCAGGATGTGGAAATCTGCAGGCTTCACATGTGCCTGATTTGCTAGCATCCAGCACTTCTGTAGCAGCAAATCTTTTTCCATGAACCTGGTctgatgttttttaattttcccagaAATTCCCTGACCAAAAGGTGGATGTCATCTTTGATTACGAGATTCTGCCAAGCCGAAAGCCCAAGTTCTTGGCGCAGACAGCTGCCCATGTTGCTGGAGCTGCATATTACTACCAAAGGAAGGATGTGAAACTTGATCCTTGGGAGAAAAAGGTGAGGCAAAAACACAGTCTGGGAAGAACCACTAAACTGCAATTAGTGAATCCTACAACTATTGTTTACTCACTAGTTCTTCCTGTAGGAGAATACAAAGTCCACATCACATATAGATACATAAAGTGTTTCGGCCAGGAATCAGAAGCTTCCAAGATTCTTCAGGGTGGTAGAGAGATGCATACGTGGAGAAGAATATTTTGATCTATTAAAGCTACTTAGACAGGAGGATAAATTTCAGTGTAAAAGAAGACCTGTTGCTTGGAGcattatacataaaaaaaaaaaattgcactgtgGTTAATTTCTGTGTTAGATTTTCAAAAAGGGACCTCTCCTCACATTACAGGGTGGTGTGTGTGGGCACAGGAAAATGGGAATGAAATGCAATGCTTCGAGCTTTCCTTTGTTCTCTGTTTAGCACTCCAACAGAGGGCTAGGAGTATGAGAAGTTGCATCGAAGCTTGATGCGTTGAACTCTAACGGTTACTAGAGACAAAGTGAGACATCCTAgatccttcttctttttcttccagaagatcTATGGCGTATGTATCCATCCCAAGTATGGTGGCTGGTTTGCTATCCGGGGTCTCCTCCTGTTCCCAGATATTCAGGTACCGTTCCTGGAACAGTCTGCCCCTGTTGACTGTGtgagcacagaggagaaaagaattgAGTTGCTGGAGCTATTCAATTTCCACTGGCAGGATGGCCGCTACAGGGACATAATTGAAGTGAAGGAGAGGTATTCAGAGGAACAAAAAGCCTACTTTGCCACTCC belongs to Aquila chrysaetos chrysaetos chromosome 12, bAquChr1.4, whole genome shotgun sequence and includes:
- the MMACHC gene encoding cyanocobalamin reductase / alkylcobalamin dealkylase isoform X3 encodes the protein MPRAAGGMEGRVAERLRGALGPLGFEVHAFKVGWYNAILQPGFHLPYSDDTLAFVVLSTPSMFDKALKPFVNKERLKIIRDPVDQCVSHHLSRVKEKFPDQKVDVIFDYEILPSRKPKFLAQTAAHVAGAAYYYQRKDVKLDPWEKKKIYGVCIHPKYGGWFAIRGLLLFPDIQDGRYRDIIEVKERYSEEQKAYFATPPAERFQLLGLTQEAQRGTFH
- the MMACHC gene encoding cyanocobalamin reductase / alkylcobalamin dealkylase isoform X4 codes for the protein MPRAAGGMEGRVAERLRGALGPLGFEVHAFKVGWYNAILQPGFHLPYSDDTLAFVVLSTPSMFDKALKPFVNKERLKIIRDPVDQCVSHHLSRVKEKFPDQKVDVIFDYEILPSRKPKFLAQTAAHVAGAAYYYQRKDVKLDPWEKKKIYGVCIHPKYGGWFAIRGLLLFPDIQNYFWLKCWLTFQNFPAEL
- the MMACHC gene encoding cyanocobalamin reductase / alkylcobalamin dealkylase isoform X1, with product MPRAAGGMEGRVAERLRGALGPLGFEVHAFKVGWYNAILQPGFHLPYSDDTLAFVVLSTPSMFDKALKPFVNKERLKIIRDPVDQCVSHHLSRVKEKFPDQKVDVIFDYEILPSRKPKFLAQTAAHVAGAAYYYQRKDVKLDPWEKKKIYGVCIHPKYGGWFAIRGLLLFPDIQVPFLEQSAPVDCVSTEEKRIELLELFNFHWQDGRYRDIIEVKERYSEEQKAYFATPPAERFQLLGLTQEAQRGTFH
- the MMACHC gene encoding cyanocobalamin reductase / alkylcobalamin dealkylase isoform X2, translated to MKVGWYNAILQPGFHLPYSDDTLAFVVLSTPSMFDKALKPFVNKERLKIIRDPVDQCVSHHLSRVKEKFPDQKVDVIFDYEILPSRKPKFLAQTAAHVAGAAYYYQRKDVKLDPWEKKKIYGVCIHPKYGGWFAIRGLLLFPDIQVPFLEQSAPVDCVSTEEKRIELLELFNFHWQDGRYRDIIEVKERYSEEQKAYFATPPAERFQLLGLTQEAQRGTFH